Proteins from one Dromiciops gliroides isolate mDroGli1 chromosome 6, mDroGli1.pri, whole genome shotgun sequence genomic window:
- the LOC122731325 gene encoding olfactory receptor 5B2-like, producing MTSMENRSAVKEFILIGITDVPELQVPLFTMFTFIYLITLVGNLGIIALISRDSRLHTPMYFFLSNLSLVDFGYSSTITPKVIAGLLTGDKVISYDGCAAQLFFFGFFAVTESFLLASMAYDRHAAVCKPLHYTTIMTSTVCTLLASGAYICGFLTSSIVVGNIFSLSFCRSNVIHHFFCDIPPLLVLSCSDIHLSESTIFILGFFNAFCPFLVIFTSYLLIFITILKIRSAEGRQKAFSTCASHLTAVSIFFGTIIFMYFQPSSSHSMDTDKIVSVFYTMVIPMLNPLVYCLRNKEVKNAFRKAVRGQ from the coding sequence ATGACATCTATGGAGAACAGATCTGCAGTGAAGGAGTTCATCCTTATAGGAATAACAGATGTCCCAGAGCTTCAGGTTCCTCTCTTCACAATGTTCACCTTCATCTATCTGATCACCCTGGTAGGGAACTTGGGGATAATAGCTCTGATCTCCCGGGATTCTCGCCTCCATACCCCAATGTACTTTTTCCTCAGTAATCTCTCTCTGGTGGATTTTGGCTACTCCTCAACTATTACTCCCAAGGTGATAGCTGGACTCCTCACAGGGGATAAGGTCATCTCCTATGATGGATGTGCTGCACAGTTGTTCTTCTTTGGGTTCTTTGCTGTTACTGAAAGTTTCCTCCTAGCCTCCATGGCCTATGATCGCCATGCAGCTGTGTGCAAGCCTCTACATTATACCACCATTATGACATCAACTGTATGTACACTTCTGGCCAGTGGTGCTTACATCTGTGGCTTTCTGACTTCCTCCATAGTAGTAGGAAACATTTTTAGCCTTTCATTTTGTAGGTCCAATGTGATCCATCACTTTTTTTGTGATATTCCCCCTCTTTTAGTTCTCTCTTGCTCTGATATTCACCTCAGTGAGTCAACAATTTTTATCTTAGGGTTTTTCAATGCATTTTGCCCATTTCTTGTTATCTTTACTTCTTACTTGTTAATATTCATCACCATCTTGAAGATCCGTTCTGCTGAAGGCCGCCAGAAAGCCTTCTCCACTTGTGCTTCCCATCTCACAGCAGTGTCCATATTTTTTGGTACAATCATCTTCATGTACTTCCAACCCAGTTCAAGCCATTCAATGGACACAGACAAAATAGTGTCAGTGTTCTACACCATGGTCATCCCCATGTTGAACCCTCTGGTCTATTGTTTGAGGAACAAAGAGGTCAAGAATGCCTTTAGGAAAGCTGTGAGGGGACAATAA
- the LOC122731329 gene encoding olfactory receptor 5B12-like, producing MENRSEVKEFMLTGLTDAQELQVPLFIMFTFIYLTTLVGNLGIVALISWDSRLHTPMYFFLSNLSLVDFGYSSAVTPKVMAGLLTGDKVISYNGCATQIFFFVAFATVESFLLASMSYDRHAAVCKPLHYTTTMTSTVCAHLASGAYLCGFLNSSIVTGDTFSLSFCRSNVIHHFFCDVPPLLLITCSDIHHIEMVIFILGIFTVFFPLLVILASYLFIFIAILRIRSAEGRQKAFSTCASHLTAVSIFYGTIIFMYFQPSSSHSMDTDKMASVFYTMVIPMLNPLVYSLRNKEVKSAFQKVVGGQRLQLDHPFS from the coding sequence ATGGAGAACAGATCTGAAGTGAAGGAGTTCATGCTCACAGGATTAACAGATGCCCAGGAACTTCAGGTTCCTCTCTTTATAATGTTCACCTTCATCTACCTCACCACCCTGGTAGGGAACCTAGGGATAGTAGCTCTAATCTCCTGGGATTCCCGCCTCCACACCCCCATGTATTTTTTCCTCAGTAATCTATCTCTGGTGGATTTTGGCTACTCCTCAGCTGTTACCCCTAAGGTGATGGCTGGGCTCCTCACAGGGGACAAGGTCATCTCCTATAATGGATGTGCTACACAGATTTTCTTCTTTGTGGCCTTTGCCACAGTTGAAAGTTTCCTCTTAGCCTCCATGTCCTATGATCGCCATGCAGCTGTGTGTAAGCCCCTACATTATACCACCACCATGACATCCACTGTATGTGCACATCTGGCCAGTGGTGCTTACCTCTGTGGCTTTTTAAATTCCTCCATAGTTACAGGAGACACCTTTAGCCTCTCCTTCTGTCGGTCCAATGTGATCCATCACTTTTTCTGTGATGTTCCCCCTCTCCTTCTTATAACCTGTTCTGATATTCACCACATTgagatggttatatttatcttAGGAATATTTacagtattttttccccttctggttATCTTGGCTTCCTACCTGTTCATCTTCATCGCCATCCTGAGGATCCGTTCTGCTGAGGGCCGCCAGAAAGCCTTCTCCACTTGTGCTTCCCATCTCACAGCAGTGTCTATATTCTATGGGACAATCATTTTCATGTACTTCCAACCCAGCTCAAGTCATTCCATGGACACGGACAAAATGGCATCTGTTTTCTATACGATGGTCATACCCATGTTGAACCCTCTGGTCTATAGTTTGAGGAACAAAGAGGTCAAGAGTGCTTTCCAGAAAGTCGTGGGAGGACAAAGACTTCAATTAGATCATCCTTTTTCTTAG